A genomic window from Candidatus Omnitrophota bacterium includes:
- a CDS encoding NIL domain-containing protein translates to MVTKRIVLHFPRRLVDQPIVYKLVKEYDLRFNILKASVTPQEEGLMVLELSGKKESFEEAMKYLASCGVNVQPLSQDVIRNEDKCTNCGVCVPICPVSALVVDPKTRKVVFDNKKCIACELCVKICPPRAMEVRF, encoded by the coding sequence ATGGTAACTAAGCGGATAGTGCTTCATTTCCCTCGCAGGCTTGTTGACCAGCCGATTGTTTACAAGCTTGTTAAGGAATACGACCTTAGATTCAATATCTTAAAAGCCTCGGTTACCCCTCAGGAAGAGGGGCTTATGGTTTTGGAGTTAAGCGGGAAAAAAGAGAGTTTTGAAGAAGCGATGAAATACTTGGCTTCTTGCGGAGTAAACGTTCAGCCCCTAAGCCAGGATGTTATCCGTAATGAAGATAAATGTACAAATTGCGGAGTTTGTGTCCCGATTTGTCCAGTAAGTGCGCTTGTGGTTGATCCAAAAACACGCAAAGTAGTCTTTGATAATAAAAAATGCATTGCCTGTGAACTTTGCGTTAAGATTTGCCCGCCCCGCGCAATGGAAGTGCGCTTTTAA